The region CCATCCGGCCGCGGCGGATACGGTCGAAGGCGTGCATTTCATGTGGATCGGTCCCGAGTCCGCGTATCTATCGCTCGATGTGACCCAGGCCGCGCTCGAGTTGCTGCTCGAGCAGGGGCTCGTCGCGTGCGTGCCGATCGGCAGCCGTTTGCTGTGGCGCGCGCGGCGCAATTCCGCGGCATTGGGCTGAGTCGCGTCAACCCGCTTACGCCGGATCGTTCGACACCGGCGCATCTCCGTTTCATCCCCTTCGTCCAATTCATCGATGCACGCCGAGGCAGGCGTCGTGTCGCGCATCCGTATTGGCGGCGCGTTGTCAGCGCGTCGTGTCGTCGACGCAGCGCGAGGGCACTGCGATTGCTTTGCAACTGCTTTGCAACTGCATCGAAAGTGCATTGCAACGGCGTCGCGAGTACACGCATCGCTGGGTGAAATCCAACCCACGGTGAGGCGATTGCATCCCACCGCGAACCGTGCCGAGCGCATCGCCGCGCAACCCGCGCCACCATGCATTGGCATCGATTTCAGCGCGACGACATCACCGCGCCGGACTGGGTGAATTCCCGCTCACCGCGCACGTTTCACACGCGGTCCATCGCTGCTGCGTCAGCCCCGCCCAGCAAGCGTCGCGCCATCCGGAGCGTGAACTGGCACGAAGCTTGTATGAAGAATGGCCGGGAGAAGCATCCGATCAGGCTGAGTCTGGTTCGCCTTCTCTTTCTTAACCGATCGAAGCGAGGCGAGCACATGGGGTTTAGAGAGGACGACAACGTCCAGCAGAAGTTGACGCGCGTGCGGCCACCGCGCGTCAAGATCACCTACGAGGTGGAGACCGGCGGGGCATTGCGGGCGACGCAGTTGCCGTTCATCGTCGGCATCTTCGCGAATCTTTCCGGCGACTCGGGCAGCGCGGATCTTCCGTTTCCGTACAAGCAGCGCGAGTTCATCGAGATCGATCGCGACAATATTTACGACATCATGAAAGCGTCGGGCGCGAGCGTCGATCTGTCGAAGGTCGCGTTGCCGCCGACGACACCCGGCGGCCAGCCCGAACACGATCCGACTCAGTTGACGTTCGAGACGCTCGACGATTTCAAGCCGATGTCGGTGGTCAAGAAGGTGGGGCGTCTTGCCGCCCACAACGCCGCGCGTAGCAACGTGCGGATGCTGCAGGCACGCGCCGAAATCGACGACGCGCTCGCCGCGGCGCTCGACCGGACCTGTGCGCCGGATCAGGGCGCGCTGCGCAAGGCGATCGCGGACAAATACGCGGCCGCAGCGACGGCGGGCGCGAATGGTACCAACGGCGGCAACGCTTCGGGCGGAACGAACGGCGCGAATGCCGCCAATGGTGCCAACGGCGCCAACGGTGCAAATGGCGCCAACGGTGCGAACGCATCGAACGGCGCCAATGCATCGAACGGCGCAAGCGCTGCCGCCGGCAACGCCAAGCCGACCCCGCAGGACAACTGGCGCAAGCTCGGCGTGACGCCGGCCGCATCGGACGCGCTGCTGCCCGCCGCGCAACTGACCGCGGACAACGTGCTGGAGCAACTGCTCGGCCATCTGGTGACGACGCAACCGCCAGCGGCACCGGCGAACGGCGCGGGCACGCAGAACGGCAACGCGCCGCAAAACGGCGGCGGGGCACAGGGCGCACCGCAAGCCAATCCGCAAGCGCCCGCGAAGGATGCGAACGGCGGCGCGCAGGGCGAAGCGGCCGGCGCTCAAGGCGCGGACCAGGGCGGCGATAAAGGCCAAGGCGCACAGGAAGCACAAGGCGCACAGGGAGCCCAAGGCGCACCCGACAACGCCGCGCAAGCCGCACCGAACAATGCCCAAGCGCAAGCGGCAGCAGCGGGCACACCCGCACCGGCCGCAAACGCGAGCGGCAACGGCAATGCAGCCAACGCCAACAACGCCCAACCCACCCCCGCCGACTGGTCCGACGCCCTCGTGCTGCTCGGCTACTTCAACGACGTGGTCCTCACCACGATCGACGCGCAGCAGCCGCAGCCGGTCCCGACGATGCATGCCGCGCAGTGGATCGACGCCGCCGTCGTCACGATCGACGCGACGCTCAGCGCGAATATCGACGCGATCCTGCACGCCGACTCGTTCCAGACGCTCGAATCGACGTGGCGCAGCATCGCGAATCTGGTGGCCAACACCGAGACCGGCACGATGCTGAAGCTGAAGGTCTTCAACACGCGCCGCGAGGAGCTGTCGAACGATCTGGAGAACGCGGTCGAGTTCGACCAGAGCCTGATGTTCAAGCTCACCTACGAAGCCGAATACGGCACGCTCGGCGGCAATCCGTTCAGCGTGCTGGTGATGGACTATCCGATCGGCAACAGCTTCCTCGACATCGAGTTCCTCAGCAAGGTCACCCAGGTCGCGGCCGCCGCGCACGCGCCGCTGATCGCGGGCGCGGCGCCTTCGATGTTCGGCCTCGACGACTACTCGCAACTCGGCAAGCCGCGCGATCTCGCGAAGATCTTCGAAGGCAACGACTGGATCTCGTTCAACGAATTCCGTCAAACCGAGGACTCGCGTTACGCGACGCTGGTGCTGCCGCGTCTGCTGCTGCGCCTGCCGTACGACTACACGGTCTCGCCGGTCGGCTTCAACTACATCGAAGATATTTCGAGCGACGGCACGCGCCCCAGCACCGATCCGAACAACCTGAACGCGGATCAGAACGGCGTGAAGTTCGCCGATATCGATTCGGACAGCAAGTTCCTGTGGGGCAATGCGGCCTACGCACTCGCGCAGCGCATCACCAATGCCTTCGCGCTGTATCAGTGGACCGCGGCGATTCGCGGCGAAGAGGGCGGCGGTCTGGTGGACGGTCTGCCGCTGTACCAGTACCGCACCGATCGCGGCTCGCAGGTGCTGTTCTGCCCGACCGAGGTGGCGATCACCGACCGTCGCGAGAAGGAACTGAGCGACCTCGGCTTCATCGCGCTATGTCACAGCAAGGGTTCGTCGAACGCGGTGTTCTTCGGCGGCCAGACGGTCAATCTGCCGATCACGTATCTGTCCGACGAAGCGAACGCGAACGCGCAATTGTCCGCGCGTCTGCCGTACATGCTCGCGGCGTCGCGTTTCGCGCATTACGTGAAGGTGCTGGTGCGCAAGAAGGTGGGCGGCTTCCAGAATCGCGCGACGCTCGAAGCGTATCTGAATACGTGGATCGCGCAGTACGTGCTGCTCGACGACAACGCGACTCAGGAAGTCAAGGCCAGCTATCCGCTGCGCTCGGCGAGCATCGTGGTGACGGAAGAACCGGGCTCGCCCGGTTCGTACAAAGCCACCATGTTCCTCAAGCCGCACTTCCAGCTCGAAGAACTGACCACCTCGATCCGGCTCGTGGCCGACCTGCCCAAGGCGGGCTGATCGCACATTACGCGCTCTTTACGTTAAGGAACAACGATGGACCTCATACTGTTGCAGCCGGGCGACCCGGACGTATTCGGCGGCCCGAACAACTGGGACAACGGCGGCAGCCTGATCGACAACACCTGGCGCGATCAGGTGCTGGCGCTCGGCGAATGTATCGAACTCGTGTCCGTGCATCAGGGCATGAAACAGCAGATCACCACCGACGTCAGCAACTCCGCGCGGACCTCGGGCCGGCCGATCATCACCGAGTTCACCTGCACCAAATACGTCGACAAGACCTCGGTGAAGTTCTACGAGTACTGTCTGCGCGCGCAGCCGCTCGGCAAGGGCAAGGGGCAGCCCACCAAGCTGTACATCGCGCGCAACTCGGGCGATCTGACCGGCAACATCATGACGTTCCAGCTGCGCGACGCGATCATCAGCGAGATCCAGTTCCAGTCGCATCCGGACGACATGCCGACCGAGCAGTTCAAGCTCAACTTCACGGAAATCCTCTGGACGTACACCGTGCAGCGCGCGGATACGCAACCGGCGGGTAACCTCGCGACCGGCTGGTCGATCGCGCGCAACCGTCCGATCGGTCAGTTCACCGACTGAGCGAGGCGGTCCGCCGCTTCGTCACGTTCGCCTCGTCCGCTATCCACAGGGTCCACGCGTCATGCGCTATCTGTTCGAACGCCTCGCCGCCGCGACGCCCACCTCGGCGGCGCAAGCCCGGCCCGTGGATCTGCGCGAGGCCGTGGCCGAGCAGATCCAGCGCATGGTCGCGACGCGTCCGCGCAGCGCGGGCGACGCGAGCGATCTGCTCGGTTTCGGCATGCTCAACGTGGTGGACGTGTCGGCTAACGGCGGCGTGGGTCTCACGCGCTACGCCGCGCGTCTGAAGCGGATGATCGAGCGCTTCGAGCCGCGTCTGGCGAACGTCGAGGTGACGCTCGTGCCGGACGCGAATCCGCTGATGCCGAACCGGCTGCGCGTGTCGGGCGTATTGCGCAGCGCCGAGGCGCTGCCGTTTCGCGTGCTGCTCGACGCCGCCACCGGCGCCGCGCTGGAGGTGATGGTGCGATGAAGCTCGCCGATACCACGCTGGCCGATTACTTCACCGCGGAACTCGCGGCGCTGCGCGGCGACGCCGCGATCTTCTCGCGCAATTTTCCGGCGGCGGCGGGCGCGCTCGGCTTGAGCCAGGGCCGTTCGACCGATCCGCAGGTGGAGTTGCTGGTGCAGTCGTTCGCGTTTCTCGCGGGACGTCTGCGCTATCAGCTCGATCTCGGTCAGGCTTCGCTGCCCAATGCGCTGACCGATTATCTGTATCCGCATCTGTCGGCGCCGTTGCCTTCGATGACGATCGCCGCGCTCGACGTCAAACCCGACGGCGCGAATTTCGCCAAGCGTCAGGTGCTCGAACGCAAACGCCTGATGACCGCGCAAGGTCACGATGTGCGCGGCAATCCGGTCGCGTGCCGCTTCATGACCTGCTACGACACGCCGCTCGTGCCGCTGAAGATCGACTCGATCCAGCTCGCCGCGCCGAGCAGCCGCTCGCTCGATCCGGCCGACTGGAAGAACCCGAATCTGCGCTCGCTGCTGAGCGTGACCCTGCATCGCACGGGCACCGGCACGCTGAGCGAATTGCAGCTCGGCACGCTGCGTTTCTACCTGAACTGCGCGCCGAACGATCTGCGCACGTTCTACGAAATGCTCGCGCTCGGTCTCGCGAAGATCGTCGCGCAGCCGCTCGATGGCGACGGCAAGCCGGCCGGCGCGCGTCAGGAACTGCCGGCGAGCGCGCTGA is a window of Paraburkholderia sp. D15 DNA encoding:
- the tssC gene encoding type VI secretion system contractile sheath large subunit → MGFREDDNVQQKLTRVRPPRVKITYEVETGGALRATQLPFIVGIFANLSGDSGSADLPFPYKQREFIEIDRDNIYDIMKASGASVDLSKVALPPTTPGGQPEHDPTQLTFETLDDFKPMSVVKKVGRLAAHNAARSNVRMLQARAEIDDALAAALDRTCAPDQGALRKAIADKYAAAATAGANGTNGGNASGGTNGANAANGANGANGANGANGANASNGANASNGASAAAGNAKPTPQDNWRKLGVTPAASDALLPAAQLTADNVLEQLLGHLVTTQPPAAPANGAGTQNGNAPQNGGGAQGAPQANPQAPAKDANGGAQGEAAGAQGADQGGDKGQGAQEAQGAQGAQGAPDNAAQAAPNNAQAQAAAAGTPAPAANASGNGNAANANNAQPTPADWSDALVLLGYFNDVVLTTIDAQQPQPVPTMHAAQWIDAAVVTIDATLSANIDAILHADSFQTLESTWRSIANLVANTETGTMLKLKVFNTRREELSNDLENAVEFDQSLMFKLTYEAEYGTLGGNPFSVLVMDYPIGNSFLDIEFLSKVTQVAAAAHAPLIAGAAPSMFGLDDYSQLGKPRDLAKIFEGNDWISFNEFRQTEDSRYATLVLPRLLLRLPYDYTVSPVGFNYIEDISSDGTRPSTDPNNLNADQNGVKFADIDSDSKFLWGNAAYALAQRITNAFALYQWTAAIRGEEGGGLVDGLPLYQYRTDRGSQVLFCPTEVAITDRREKELSDLGFIALCHSKGSSNAVFFGGQTVNLPITYLSDEANANAQLSARLPYMLAASRFAHYVKVLVRKKVGGFQNRATLEAYLNTWIAQYVLLDDNATQEVKASYPLRSASIVVTEEPGSPGSYKATMFLKPHFQLEELTTSIRLVADLPKAG
- the tssE gene encoding type VI secretion system baseplate subunit TssE, which encodes MRYLFERLAAATPTSAAQARPVDLREAVAEQIQRMVATRPRSAGDASDLLGFGMLNVVDVSANGGVGLTRYAARLKRMIERFEPRLANVEVTLVPDANPLMPNRLRVSGVLRSAEALPFRVLLDAATGAALEVMVR
- a CDS encoding type VI secretion system tube protein Hcp, producing the protein MDLILLQPGDPDVFGGPNNWDNGGSLIDNTWRDQVLALGECIELVSVHQGMKQQITTDVSNSARTSGRPIITEFTCTKYVDKTSVKFYEYCLRAQPLGKGKGQPTKLYIARNSGDLTGNIMTFQLRDAIISEIQFQSHPDDMPTEQFKLNFTEILWTYTVQRADTQPAGNLATGWSIARNRPIGQFTD